Proteins found in one Loxodonta africana isolate mLoxAfr1 chromosome 21, mLoxAfr1.hap2, whole genome shotgun sequence genomic segment:
- the SIAH1 gene encoding E3 ubiquitin-protein ligase SIAH1 isoform X1, with product MSRQTATALPTGTSKCTPSQRVPALTGTTASNNDLASLFECPVCFDYVLPPILQCQSGHLVCSNCRPKLTCCPTCRGPLGSIRNLAMEKVANSVLFPCKYASSGCEITLPHTEKADHEELCEFRPYSCPCPGASCKWQGSLDAVMPHLMHQHKSITTLQGEDIVFLATDINLPGAVDWVMMQSCFGFHFMLVLEKQEKYDGHQQFFAIVQLIGTRKQAENFAYRLELNGHRRRLTWEATPRSIHEGIATAIMNSDCLVFDTSIAQLFAENGNLGINVTISMC from the coding sequence aTGAGCCGTCAGACCGCCACAGCATTACCTACTGGTACGTCAAAGTGTACGCCATCCCAGAGGGTGCCTGCCTTGACTGGCACAACCGCATCCAACAATGACCTGGCGAGCCTTTTTGAGTGTCCAGTCTGCTTTGACTATGTGTTACCGCCCATTCTGCAGTGTCAGAGTGGCCACCTTGTTTGTAGCAACTGTCGCCCAAAGCTCACGTGCTGTCCGACTTGCCGGGGCCCTTTGGGGTCCATTCGCAATTTGGCTATGGAGAAAGTGGCCAACTCAGTACTTTTCCCTTGTAAATACGCCTCTTCTGGATGTGAAATAACTCTgccacacacagaaaaagcagacCACGAAGAGCTCTGTGAGTTTCGGCCTTACTCCTGTCCGTGCCCCGGTGCTTCCTGTAAGTGGCAGGGCTCCTTGGACGCTGTCATGCCCCACCTGATGCATCAGCACAAGTCCATCACGACCCTGCAGGGAGAGGACATCGTTTTCCTGGCTACAGACATTAATCTTCCTGGTGCTGTTGACTGGGTGATGATGCAGTCCTGTTTTGGTTTTCACTTCATGTTAGTCTTGGAGAAACAGGAAAAATACGACGGCCACCAGCAGTTCTTCGCAATTGTACAGCTGATAGGAACGCGCAAGCAAGCTGAAAATTTTGCTTATCGACTTGAGCTAAATGGTCACAGGCGGCGATTGACTTGGGAAGCGACTCCTCGTTCTATTCACGAGGGAATTGCGACAGCCATCATGAATAGTGACTGCCTAGTCTTTGACACCAGCATCGCACAGCTTTTTGCAGAAAATGGCAATTTAGGCATCAATGTAACTATTTCCATGTGTTGA
- the SIAH1 gene encoding E3 ubiquitin-protein ligase SIAH1 isoform X2 — protein MAGKPALPFLYSLGGGLFPCLPAARTRERKEMSRQTATALPTGTSKCTPSQRVPALTGTTASNNDLASLFECPVCFDYVLPPILQCQSGHLVCSNCRPKLTCCPTCRGPLGSIRNLAMEKVANSVLFPCKYASSGCEITLPHTEKADHEELCEFRPYSCPCPGASCKWQGSLDAVMPHLMHQHKSITTLQGEDIVFLATDINLPGAVDWVMMQSCFGFHFMLVLEKQEKYDGHQQFFAIVQLIGTRKQAENFAYRLELNGHRRRLTWEATPRSIHEGIATAIMNSDCLVFDTSIAQLFAENGNLGINVTISMC, from the exons ATGGCGGGGAAACCTGCCCTGCCTTTTCTCTACTCGTTGGGGGGAGGCTTGTTCCCTTGTCTGCCTGCAGCTAGGACAAGGGAGAGAAAAG aaaTGAGCCGTCAGACCGCCACAGCATTACCTACTGGTACGTCAAAGTGTACGCCATCCCAGAGGGTGCCTGCCTTGACTGGCACAACCGCATCCAACAATGACCTGGCGAGCCTTTTTGAGTGTCCAGTCTGCTTTGACTATGTGTTACCGCCCATTCTGCAGTGTCAGAGTGGCCACCTTGTTTGTAGCAACTGTCGCCCAAAGCTCACGTGCTGTCCGACTTGCCGGGGCCCTTTGGGGTCCATTCGCAATTTGGCTATGGAGAAAGTGGCCAACTCAGTACTTTTCCCTTGTAAATACGCCTCTTCTGGATGTGAAATAACTCTgccacacacagaaaaagcagacCACGAAGAGCTCTGTGAGTTTCGGCCTTACTCCTGTCCGTGCCCCGGTGCTTCCTGTAAGTGGCAGGGCTCCTTGGACGCTGTCATGCCCCACCTGATGCATCAGCACAAGTCCATCACGACCCTGCAGGGAGAGGACATCGTTTTCCTGGCTACAGACATTAATCTTCCTGGTGCTGTTGACTGGGTGATGATGCAGTCCTGTTTTGGTTTTCACTTCATGTTAGTCTTGGAGAAACAGGAAAAATACGACGGCCACCAGCAGTTCTTCGCAATTGTACAGCTGATAGGAACGCGCAAGCAAGCTGAAAATTTTGCTTATCGACTTGAGCTAAATGGTCACAGGCGGCGATTGACTTGGGAAGCGACTCCTCGTTCTATTCACGAGGGAATTGCGACAGCCATCATGAATAGTGACTGCCTAGTCTTTGACACCAGCATCGCACAGCTTTTTGCAGAAAATGGCAATTTAGGCATCAATGTAACTATTTCCATGTGTTGA